The proteins below come from a single Rosa rugosa chromosome 2, drRosRugo1.1, whole genome shotgun sequence genomic window:
- the LOC133731153 gene encoding receptor-like protein EIX2, giving the protein MLPSLLELHLSDCHINVNQLPLSLDTINFTSILVLDMSYNDLINSSFPSSFSNLTSLKELDLSSNSFNGPFLDEFSSLKNLEHLDLSGMSLKGQIPHVIRNLCELKILNLRWNKFDGDLQEFLNGSSNCRIIGGCGKLLFPLKFPKLSRLNLLHNQFEGTLELFPTNAPLLQYLELYDNRLKGSIPPSICEMQYMKVLSLGNNRLSGELPQSWCSWGHINVVDVGNNNLFGNIPSSMGILSSLGVLKMNDNDFGGEIPSSLKNCSELTDIDFSGNKLTGNLPLWIGSELSGLQILLLRFNFLSRTIPQQLCNLRELHILDLGHNDFSGTIPNCLSNLTNLVSADPLPYVYENYEEQTTVISKGRELQYSIVHTLLYVMSIDLSSNNLKGEIPEEISSLIRLGSLNLSRNQLIGKIPSKFRNLSMLETLDLSFNHLSGQIPQSFSSLTSLSHLNLSNYLSGRIPTGPQLQTLENSSYVGNPLLCGFPLLSECLGDDTPTKQIFPGEDSEDEDDSEKLGFYISMVLGFVISFWAVYGTLVLKRAWRYAYFRFCDNIKERIALKIALKVARLQGRL; this is encoded by the exons ATGCTTCCTTCACTCTTAGAGTTGCATTTGTCTGATTGTCATATTAATGTAAACCAGCTTCCACTCTCCCTAGACACCATTAACTTCACATCAATTTTGGTCCTTGATATGTCATATAATGATCTTATCAATTCTTCATTCCCCAGCTCGTTTTCTAATCTCACTAGCCTAAAAGAACTTGATCTCAGTTCGAATTCTTTCAATGGTCCCTTTCTTGATGAATTTTCGAGCCTCAAAAACCTAGAACACCTAGATTTATCTGGGATGAGCCTCAAAGGTCAGATTCCCCATGTCATCAGAAATTTGTGCGAGTTGAAGATACTAAATCTTCGGTGGAACAAGTTTGATGGAGACCTTCAAGAGTTTTTGAATGGTTCCTCAAACTGTCGGATAATTGGGGGATG CGGAAAGCTATTGTTCCCACTCAAATTTCCAAAATTAAGTAGACTGAATTTGCTTCATAATCAATTTGAGGGCACATTAGAGCTATTTCCTACTAATGCACCTCTTCTGCAATACTTGGAGCTCTATGATAATCGTTTAAAAGGAAGCATTCCACCTTCTATTTGTGAAATGCAATATATGAAAGTTTTATCTCTAGGAAACAATCGATTATCTGGAGAGCTTCCTCAATCCTGGTGTTCGTGGGGACATATAAATGTTGTGGATGTGGGAAACAACAATCTCTTTGGTAATATTCCGAGTTCAATGGGCATCCTAAGTTCTCTTGGTGTATTGAAGATGAACGACAATGACTTTGGCGGGGAAATTCCTTCTTCCTTGAAAAATTGCTCTGAGTTgacagatattgattttagtggtAACAAACTTACTGGAAACCTACCTTTATGGATTGGATCAGAGCTATCTGGATTACAAATTCTGCTACTGCGATTCAACTTTCTGAGCAGAACTATTCCTCAACAGTTGTGCAATCTCAGAGAACTTCATATCCTAGACCTTGGTCATAATGACTTTTCAGGGACTATTCCCAACTGCTTAAGTAATCTGACTAATCTAGTGTCTGCTGATCCCCTTCCGTATGTCTATGAAAATTACGAAGAGCAAACAACAGTTATCTCGAAAGGAAGAGAACTTCAATATAGCATTGTTCATACTCTGCTTTATGTAATGAGCATTGATCTTTCATCGAATAATTTAAAAGGCGAAATTCCTGAAGAAATAAGTTCCCTCATCAGATTGGGTTCCTTGAACTTATCAAGGAACCAGTTAATCGGAAAGATTCCGTCAAAGTTCAGAAACTTAAGCATGTTGGAAACACTTGATCTCTCATTCAATCACCTTTCAGGACAAATTCCCCAAAGCTTTTCTTCATTGACCTCTTTGTCTCACTTGAACTTGTCTAACTACCTCTCCGGCAGAATCCCTACAGGCCCCCAACTTCAAACACTGGAGAATTCCTCCTATGTGGGGAATCCATTACTCTGTGGATTTCCTCTTTTATCCGAGTGCCTGGGAGATGACACACCAACAAAACAAATTTTTCCCGGAGAAGAcagtgaagatgaagatgacagCGAAAAGCTTGGTTTCTATATCAGCATGGTCCTCGGGTTTGTCATAAGCTTCTGGGCTGTTTATGGCACTTTGGTCCTAAAGAGGGCATGGAGGTATGCCTATTTTCGATTCTGTGACAACATCAAGGAGAGGATCGCACTGAAAATTGCATTGAAAGTAGCTCGTTTGCAAGGAAGGCTTTGA